The DNA window AGGACATGATCTCCATGAGGCCCAAAGGTGAAGTCATGGTAAGGTACAACAGACGCCTGCTGCAGCAGTGCACCTGACAAGATCAGTCAGTGCAAGTGAACTCTTGTGGAGCTGATCAGCAGGAAAATACCACTGCAATTGTCCTTGGAAAATTATTATTCGAAAAGCCAAAACTTGGAAATTGTACCATTCATTCTAAACATGATGTGCATCCATAAATACATATGCTCCCACGCACATGACAACAATCGTTGTGTCTCGACGCTTCCAACAAAACAATCATCTGAAATCATGAAGGCCGCCAGGAAGCAGGCTTGGTTTGGTTGGCTTAGAGTGGAGGCCCAACTCAGCCCAATCCCGCCACTGCATGCAGCCCAGAGAGAAAAATGCATCATCATTTGCTTGTGTTAGCTGCAAATATATCCAACTGGATGCTTTTGTTTGCATCTAAAACAAAACAACTGGAAAGATTCAATTGCGGCAGCGACGAGGTCGACGAGCCCCAGCCGACAACTGGGCAATGGGCGGCCTTACATTATGCTTGGAGAGGAGTCAACGTCACCGGCCAACATGAGCAACGCCGGCCACATCGCACAAACCAATAATGACAGACTGAGACCATGCATTATTAAGAGCCGCCCCTTGCCCCCGGTCATGTGCCAATGCCTGGAACAATAATCCTTTATTTACAACAAACAATCTGCATTCATGTATTAAAAAAAAATCTATATGTGATTGTGTATACATGCGTAATTGGTGGATAAAAGATTATTCAGAATACCAGATGCAAGCAATACTTTGCCAAATAGGAGGAACTCCGGAGTAATAAACAATAAAAAACAACACAACAGATGGTGGGTCGTGTACCTTTATTTAAAACTGTTGCTCTCCCTCCGTCATCTTCCAAGTGCGTGACTGAAGGTAGCCATTGCCGACCAATCAATGAAATGCCTCTCTCGATCTAATAATCAGTCACAGATGAGTCAGGCAACAACTCCTGTCCACTCTTATGCCAAAACAATCATCCCAAATTGACCTCGGCTCAGCCGTCCATATTAGCAGCTCGGCTCCAACACAGCTGAAGCAAAACAGTGTCCCCCATTAAGCTCTGAGCACTAGTAGCAGCCCGTCAGCTGAAACCCACAGAGCTCAGGTCAGTAACCTCTCTTCTGCTTTCTTGTTGCATGCTCTTCCACTTTGATAAGCCCAATAAATTTTTCTGTAACGTTTCATGTTAATCTTGTGCGCCCTACTCCCAGCCTGAAGAAACTACACAAAGAAAGAGGCACCTGTGAGTTGTGATTCTTCTTTTTGCTACCTTTATCGGTTTTACAATTTGGTCACCTTGTTGCATCCTTTTGTACCTCAGTGCTCAAGGATTGTGTTCCTCTTATGACCTTGCAGGACTCCAGATTGAAGGTACTGGACCTACAGATTAAAGGTTCAGACTAGTTTTGCCATCAAACCCCACCTACGCCACTCCTACAACTCCAGATTTCATGGTAATACGAGTTCAAAGACATGCAGTGAACTACTGGCTTCAATAGTTCAGTCAGCCTGGTGACGGATTTTCAATTGAAAGCAAACATAGCCAACCCTTCAGTCCCAACCATCTCAAAAGCAGCGATATGGACTGGACAGGACAAGTGATTAACATTTGTCAACAAAAACCACAAAAGCAGCTGCCAACATATGCCCCATTCAGTGACACCAGCAGCAGCCCAGGATCACATAAGCGATTCCCTCCAAATTCTTATCAAGTTCAACCAAGGAAGATAAAGTTTATTTGCAACTTTGGCGGCACATTCTTACCAAGGCCAAGTGACGGAGAGCTCCGCTATGTCGGCGGTGAGAGGCATCTGGTTCAGATTAACCGGGACATGTCCTGGAATGAGCTGACCTGCAAAACAACAAAGCTAATAAGGCGTGATCACATAATCAAGTACCATCTCCCAGGCGAGCAACTGAACATGCTCATCTCCATCACATCTGATGATGACCTTCGTAAtatgattgatgagtgcattgtGCTACAAGCAAACAGAGAAAGGCTGACCATGTACCTTTTCTCTGCTAAAGATGATGAGCACAATGTGCACTTCCTTGTTGCACGCTCATCCGATGCAGAAAAGGAAGCGCAGTTCATTGCTCTCATCAATGGACTCACCAGACCAACCGTGGCATCAAGAATGCAAAGCCTTGGTAGCACCTCAACTAATGATCTAGATCAGGTAATGATTGGTATCAAAGAGGATAGGCTGCCAGCAGCCATGGAAGAGGAAGATTCATTGTACATCAAAGCTAAGTCCTCACAAGGGGTCATTGTAGAACCGCCAAAAACATCAAGTGCACTGCTGGAGAAGACACTTCCAACTCCAAATTTCCTAACACGAATGGCCAAGAAAGACAAGGCGCAAAACAGCGAAGGCAACCTGATCACCTCTGGTAGAAAGATAAGTGGTGTTCACTTTAGTCCATCTGTGCCATCTGAATCCATACATGCAGCTCAGAGGGGCGGAGGTAGTGATCAGGCTGTCTCAAGGCATCAGCCAGAACTGCAGCGAACTACTACAACCATAATCAAAAAGGGCCATCAAGTTCCAGGAGCTCAGGAAAAAGGACCACCAAGAAAAGAGATACTGATACCACTGGAGAACAGCAATGCGAATCAATTATCGTCCAATTCAAACAACAATAGTCCAACACCACACACAAGTCGAGCTGCATATGAAATGCCTGCGTCTTTATCAAGGGGTCCCGAGAAAACAGCGAATCAACAAACAGGCTCTAACAATAACAAGAAACCAGGAAGGCACAACAGCCAGGAAGTTATTTCTCATTTAGCACAAGAACCACCAATGAAGAACAATAACTACCAATTACAAAATAAGATGGAGATGCCCGCACATGGTTCTGAGTCTGCAACTCCTATGCAATGCCATGATGATATGGGCATCAGTTCAAACCAGCATACTCTTGAGAAGTCAGTCGCAACCAATAGCAGGACGAAGCAACAGCCAGCAGTTCCTATCGCGGGTGGTAACACTTTAAAGAAAGGTCATCCTTCAAAGCTTTCCAGCAATAGCGAAGAAACAATACTTTCTAGCTCTTTTACATCTTCAGATAAGATAACTGAGCTGAAACCACATACTCTAATGCGTCCTTCAAGCGAGAGACAACAAGAGCGATCCAGCAGTCCAAGGCCAGATGAATCATCGAAAATGATAAAATCTCGGTCAGTCGGTGCTGATAGAAATAGTCCTCAGATCATAATTCCATCTCAAGAAGTTAAAGATAACACTGTGCCATTGATCTCAGAGCTTGAAGTACCTCACTGCATCTTGTTTCATAGTTCATACGCTGACTTTAAAATTTTTTTACCTCACAGCATAACTTCTGAATAATCTTTTTCTGGTAGGAACATGAAACCAAGAACAGTGAACAGGGTCTTCCTGAAACTGTAGCGTTAGGCAGGGATCTTACAAGTAACGTCCAGGTTTGTGATTGACTTCAGTATTCTGTAACAAAGCTACTTGAAGCTTAAACTGCACTGGCATGAAAAATAACCAATATAATAGAAAGAAACAAGTAAAAAAGACAAACTATTTGTAACACAAGATTTAAATGGGTGTATCCAAAAGAAAGGATTTATCGGCAAATATCCCTATGTTTCTCATTAAATCATGCAGTACTTATTCTATAATTGTGAGTATATAGCAGATAATAAGCAACGAGGACCTCGAAGATCTCCGTGAGATGGGTTCTGGTGCATTCGGAACAGTTTTCCATGGAAAATGGAAGGGAACAGATGTTGCTATTAAACGAATAAAGTACAGCTGCTTTATGTTACCATCACCTCAAGCAGATAAGCTGGTAAGCCTATATACTTTCACCAGCATTTTTTAAGTCACAGCCAAGGTGTTCCTTGTCCATGGTCACCCCAGATGGGACCGATTTCAGTAATTTGTCAGTTTAGGAGGTTTAAGTTATAGCTTTGTACTCTGGATAACAAACATCCTCACAATTCTGCTGTGTATCATGTTACCATTAAGAAAAGCCATGCGCTGATATTTCATATTAATGGAGAAATAAGATCATCCAAGCTCTTGTTCAAACACCCTAAGCTTGCAGATTATTGGCATGTTTTCACAGGCCAAGCAGTCAGCTGACATAAGTTAGTATGGCATCAACGCAACAACTGTAGTCTGCAGTGGCTACAGAATATTATTTCGATACAGATTTCAGAATCAGAGATTCTATTTAAAAACTAGTAATCACTCTAAATTAAATACTGATCAAAATAAGGCATGGGATCTTGCGTGGTTACAAACTCAACACGTCTAAACATGCAGCTTACAGAATTTTGGAGAGAAGCAGCCATCATCTCAAAACTTCACCACCCAAATATTCTGGCACTTTATGGAGTTGTAAATAATGGACCTGGAGCAACATTAGCTACTGTGACAGAATTCATGGTCAATGGATCTCTCAAGAAAGTCCTCCTTCGCAAAGACAAATATCTTGACTGGCGCAAACGGATCATGCTTGCAATGGATGCAGCCATTGGCATGGAGTACTTGCACTCCAAGGACATTGTCCATTTTGATTTGAAATGTGATAACTTGCTAGTGAATGTTAAGGATCCGTCTCGTCCCATTTGCAAGGTAAGTTGCAATTCATTGCCACAAATTTTGTTTCATCTCAAATTCTAGATGCATGCCATTGAtgctaaaaaaaaaagaaattcaAATGAAGCATGTCGACAAGATGATTTGAAAGCTATAATTTTGCATACAAATGAAGTTGGACATAACAGAAAATCAATTACTACAGGTTGCTGATTTTGGTTTATCAAAGATGAAACAAGCCACCCTGGTTTCCGGTGGAATGAGAGGAACTCTTCCATGGATGGCCCCAGAGTTGCTGACAATGAGTGGCACTAAAGTATCTGAAAAGGTAGTATTCTGAGTATTCTTAATGATTGCAAGTGTCACAGTCTTACACAGTGCTGACAAAATCATGGTTTATGTATGCCTTTTGATTTCATATGTCTTGGTGTCGTAGAGTTACAGTGATTAACTTTTATCGAAAATATTTAATGTCAAAAAGGATGTACTGTAGGTTACAGTTCAGAAATGGGAGATTGATGTACATGGTATTTTCTCTATAGTCATCACAATGTGACTTTATCCAAATTATATCATGATGGCAAAGAAATCTGATTTGCACATCGGCAATTACTATAAATATTAACGACCACGTCCTTTAACCAAAAAAGCTACAGTGTACTCACAAGCAATTTGTGAAAACTTAAAGTGATGAATTAAAGCATTACAGCAAGTAATTCGTCACAAAATTATAATTTCTAGCCTAAATACATCTTCTTTTGTGTTTATACAGATTGATGTCTATTCTTTTGGCATTGTAATGTGGGAAATTCTCATGAGTGAGGATCCATACGATGGCATGCACTATGGAGGAGTTATAGGTATGCATATATTATTTCCCTCTGAAATAAATTACCAAATCTTTTGTGTTGCTGACTAGAAATATGGGTGATCGATTGATTTGTTTGATGCAAAGTTCAAAGTATGAaattttgaaatttaaatttggtgTCCCAGAAAGGGCAAAGAATTTATGAACAGGAGCTATTTGTTTCATCACTTTAACCTGCACATTCTTAAAATGATATATCGTACTACCTTTTTTGTCTATTCCAGTAATAGTGATTGCTGACGGGGATTTGCAGGGGGTATTTTGAGCAACACACTGCGGCCACCAGTTCCAGCTTCGTGTCCCCCAGAGTGGAGGAAACTGATGGAGGAGTGCTGGTCAACTGAGCCTGAGAGACGACCTTCC is part of the Panicum hallii strain FIL2 chromosome 2, PHallii_v3.1, whole genome shotgun sequence genome and encodes:
- the LOC112879789 gene encoding dual specificity protein kinase shkD-like isoform X2, with amino-acid sequence MDWTGQVINICQQKPQKQLPTYAPFSDTSSSPGSHKRFPPNSYQVQPRKIKFICNFGGTFLPRPSDGELRYVGGERHLVQINRDMSWNELTCKTTKLIRRDHIIKYHLPGEQLNMLISITSDDDLRNMIDECIVLQANRERLTMYLFSAKDDEHNVHFLVARSSDAEKEAQFIALINGLTRPTVASRMQSLGSTSTNDLDQVMIGIKEDRLPAAMEEEDSLYIKAKSSQGVIVEPPKTSSALLEKTLPTPNFLTRMAKKDKAQNSEGNLITSGRKISGVHFSPSVPSESIHAAQRGGGSDQAVSRHQPELQRTTTTIIKKGHQVPGAQEKGPPRKEILIPLENSNANQLSSNSNNNSPTPHTSRAAYEMPASLSRGPEKTANQQTGSNNNKKPGRHNSQEVISHLAQEPPMKNNNYQLQNKMEMPAHGSESATPMQCHDDMGISSNQHTLEKSVATNSRTKQQPAVPIAGGNTLKKGHPSKLSSNSEETILSSSFTSSDKITELKPHTLMRPSSERQQERSSSPRPDESSKMIKSRSVGADRNSPQIIIPSQEVKDNTVPLISELEEHETKNSEQGLPETVALGRDLTSNVQIISNEDLEDLREMGSGAFGTVFHGKWKGTDVAIKRIKYSCFMLPSPQADKLLTEFWREAAIISKLHHPNILALYGVVNNGPGATLATVTEFMVNGSLKKVLLRKDKYLDWRKRIMLAMDAAIGMEYLHSKDIVHFDLKCDNLLVNVKDPSRPICKVADFGLSKMKQATLVSGGMRGTLPWMAPELLTMSGTKVSEKIDVYSFGIVMWEILMSEDPYDGMHYGGVIGGILSNTLRPPVPASCPPEWRKLMEECWSTEPERRPSFTEVASRLRAILEASQREPLNNLHG
- the LOC112879789 gene encoding dual specificity protein kinase shkD-like isoform X1, coding for MDWTGQVINICQQKPQKQLPTYAPFSDTSSSPGSHKRFPPNSYQVQPRKIKFICNFGGTFLPRPSDGELRYVGGERHLVQINRDMSWNELTCKTTKLIRRDHIIKYHLPGEQLNMLISITSDDDLRNMIDECIVLQANRERLTMYLFSAKDDEHNVHFLVARSSDAEKEAQFIALINGLTRPTVASRMQSLGSTSTNDLDQVMIGIKEDRLPAAMEEEDSLYIKAKSSQGVIVEPPKTSSALLEKTLPTPNFLTRMAKKDKAQNSEGNLITSGRKISGVHFSPSVPSESIHAAQRGGGSDQAVSRHQPELQRTTTTIIKKGHQVPGAQEKGPPRKEILIPLENSNANQLSSNSNNNSPTPHTSRAAYEMPASLSRGPEKTANQQTGSNNNKKPGRHNSQEVISHLAQEPPMKNNNYQLQNKMEMPAHGSESATPMQCHDDMGISSNQHTLEKSVATNSRTKQQPAVPIAGGNTLKKGHPSKLSSNSEETILSSSFTSSDKITELKPHTLMRPSSERQQERSSSPRPDESSKMIKSRSVGADRNSPQIIIPSQEVKDNTVPLISELEEHETKNSEQGLPETVALGRDLTSNVQQIISNEDLEDLREMGSGAFGTVFHGKWKGTDVAIKRIKYSCFMLPSPQADKLLTEFWREAAIISKLHHPNILALYGVVNNGPGATLATVTEFMVNGSLKKVLLRKDKYLDWRKRIMLAMDAAIGMEYLHSKDIVHFDLKCDNLLVNVKDPSRPICKVADFGLSKMKQATLVSGGMRGTLPWMAPELLTMSGTKVSEKIDVYSFGIVMWEILMSEDPYDGMHYGGVIGGILSNTLRPPVPASCPPEWRKLMEECWSTEPERRPSFTEVASRLRAILEASQREPLNNLHG